The following are from one region of the Aspergillus luchuensis IFO 4308 DNA, chromosome 4, nearly complete sequence genome:
- a CDS encoding aromatic alcohol reductase (COG:S;~EggNog:ENOG410PGF6;~InterPro:IPR036291,IPR008030;~PFAM:PF13460,PF05368,PF03435;~antiSMASH:Cluster_4.7), with product MATEYAKDQPPGFTNRIERVAIVGASGSIGRYIATELVRTGKHTITGLTRFKGKKELPEGVIPSYIDYDDESTLVKALQGQQFLVITMSVMAPPDTQSKLIRAAAEAGVPYVMPNAYGSDFTNDALAKETGRGNVIRKTLQEIEATNVCSWIALVCGFWYEFSMARGAECFGFDMQRKHLTLIDNGDTKINVSTWDQCGRAVAALLNLKELPDSPGDTSPTVSTWKNRPLYIASFTISQKDMFESLKKVTGDKDEEWTIEHEKSHDRYVRGQERLQKENNKLGYVQMLYTRQFYPNGDGNFGEKHGLANDALGLPPEDLDECTKRAKEMVESGYAYH from the exons ATGGCTACAGAGTACGCCAAAGACCAGCCTCCAGGCTTCACAAATCGCATTGAACGAGTGGCTATCGTTGGT GCTTCTGGCTCCATCGGTCGTTACATCGCTACAGAGCTTGTCAGGACAGGCAAGCATACAATTACCGGGTTGACCCGgttcaagggcaagaaggagTTACCGGAAGGGGTCATACCTTCCTACATTGACTACGATGATGAGTCTACCCTTGTCAAGGCCCTGCAAGGCCAACAGTTTCTCGTAATTACCATGTCTGTCATGGCACCGCCGGATACTCAGTCCAAGTTAATCCGAGCAGCAGCCGAAGCCGGCGTTCCATACGTGATGCCCAATGCCTATGGGTCCGACTTCACCAACGACGCTCTGGCCAAGGAGACTGGCAGAGGCAATGTGATTCGCAAGACTCTTCAGGAAATCGAGGCTACGAATGTCTGCTCGTGGATTGCGCTCGTCTGCGGCTTCTGGTATGAGTTTAGTATGGCTCGGGGAGCGGAGTGTTTCGGGTTTGATATGCAAAGGAAGCATCTCACCCTTATTGACAATGGGGACACGAAGATAAATGTTAGTACTTGGGATCAATGTGGCCGTGCAGTTGCCGCCCTTCTGAATCTGAAGGAACTGCCAGATAGTCCAGGGGATACAAGCCCAACTGTGAGCACATGGAAGAACAGACCACTGTATATTGCTAGCTTTACGATAAGTCAGAAAGACATGTTCGAGAGTTTGAAGAAGGTCACCGGCGATAAGGACGAGGAATGGACTATTGAACACGAGAAAAGCCACGATCGGTATGTCCGAGGCCAGGAACGGCTGCAGAAGGAGAATAACAAACTGGGATATGTTCAAATGCTATACACACGACAATTCTACCCTAATGGGGACGGTAATTTTGGAGAGAAGCATGGCCTGGCCAATGATGCCCTGGGATTGCCCCCGGAGGACCTCGATGAATGTACCAAACGTGCCAAGGAGATGGTTGAAAGCGGCTATGCTTATCACTGA
- a CDS encoding putative aromatic amino acid aminotransferase (COG:E;~EggNog:ENOG410PIX0;~InterPro:IPR004839,IPR015424,IPR015421;~PFAM:PF00155;~SMCOG1019:aminotransferase;~antiSMASH:Cluster_4.7;~go_function: GO:0003824 - catalytic activity [Evidence IEA];~go_function: GO:0030170 - pyridoxal phosphate binding [Evidence IEA];~go_process: GO:0009058 - biosynthetic process [Evidence IEA]), whose product MVYSTLSPPLDLSHHFSSVTKRREASETKSLYKYFFIPGIANLAGGLPNASYFPYDTLEATVAHPRRFPATSDKDQIKPPSGSPSTERRIVPKESPTTNLLKKIDLTTALQYGTAEGLPVMADFIRQFTRNHLHPNVPYAGGPNTLLTCGATDGFSKAIETFTNPWDPRRDWISQREGILCEEFVYMNAIQTVKPRGLNIVPVAIDAQGMLAHGKGGLADVLENWDFRKGRLPHLMYTITIGQNPTGGTLSVERRREIYALCRQFDIIIIEDDPYWNLQYPSATAMEAGFRGSDAVDVIPRNYNAHGRSSGYDFLDSLVPSYLSVDTDGRVVRLDTFSKTIAPGCRLGWITAQPAVIERLTRLTETSTQQPSGFVQAMVAELIVGQQSEDGQNAAGASKNKSRKSEQAWQMDGWVRWLEGLRAGYEQRMQTMCTILEEGKYLIDSDSAWDDAPQPMADDENAWEVLDKMQMYEFSWPTGGMFVWVKVCIETHPLLEKYGSERLIQALWLHLMQKPYLCLSGPGTMFAPTQELLGRAQGYYRLCFAAMPAEDVSGITRRLVDGFRAFWQRKNLDGLDDEEVALSRLQAKGSGNLLGLGC is encoded by the exons ATGGTTTACTCAACGCTGTCTCCTCCACTGGACCTGTCGCATCATTTCTCCTCGGTTACGAAGAGACGGGAGGCGAGCGAAACCAAGAGCCtgtataagtattttttcaTCCCAGGCATTGCCAACTTGGCCGGTG GCCTGCCAAATGCGTCATACTTCCCCTATGATACCCTCGAAGCTACCGTTGCCCATCCTCGGCGTTTTCCCGCAACCTCCGACAAGGACCAGATCAAGCCCCCCAGTGGCTCCCCTTCAACCGAGCGCAGAATTGTCCCGAAAGAAAGCCCGACCACCAACCTCCTAAAGAAAATTGATCTTACCACAGCCCTACAGTATGGGACTGCTGAAGGCCTCCCCGTGATGGCCGATTTCATCCGCCAGTTTACCCGCAACCACCTTCATCCGAATGTCCCCTATGCCGGCGGCCCTAACACCCTCCTCACGTGCGGTGCGACCGACGGATTCTCCAAGGCCATTGAAACCTTCACCAACCCTTGGGATCCTCGTCGGGATTGGATCAGTCAACGCGAGGGTATACTCTGCGAGGAATTCGTTTATATGAATGCAATTCAAACTGTGAAGCCGCGGGGCCTCAACATCGTTCCGGTAGCCATAGACGCGCAGGGCATGCTTGCGCATGGTAAGGGAGGGTTGGCCGACGTGCTCGAGAACTGGGATTTTAGAAAGGGCCGTCTTCCGCACCTGATGTACACAATCAC TATCGGCCAAAACCCGACGGGCGGGACCTTGTCGGTCGAGCGCCGGCGGGAGATCTATGCTCTCTGTCGGCAATttgacatcatcatcatagaaGACGATCCGTACTGGAACTTGCAGTATCCGTCTGCAACTGCTATGGAGGCCGGATTCCGAGGATCAGATGCCGTAGATGTAATCCCACGCAATTACAACGCCCACGGCAGGTCCTCCGGGTACGATTTCTTGGATTCCTTGGTGCCATCGTATCTCTCCGTTGATACAGACGGGCGCGTTGTGCGTCTCGACACCTTCTCAAAGACCATAGCTCCTGGTTGTCGTTTAGGATGGATTACCGCCCAACCGGCTGTAATCGAACGACTGACTCGTCTCACCGAGACATCAACTCAGCAGCCGTCGGGATTCGTACAGGCCATGGTGGCTGAACTAATTGTGGGCCAGCAATCCGAGGATGGCCAGAATGCCGCAGGCGCAAGTAAAAATAAGTCTAGAAAGAGCGAACAAGCCTGGCAGATGGACGGCTGGGTTCGCTGGCTGGAAGGTCTCCGTGCGGGATACGAACAGCGCATGCAGACAATGTGCACTATCCTCGAAGAGGGCAAGTATCTCATCGACTCCGATAGCGCATGGGACGATGCACCACAACCTATGGCGGACGATGAGAATGCTTGGGAAGTCCTGGATAAGATGCAGATGTATGAGTTTTCCTGGCCCACTGGTGGTATGTTTGTGTGGGTCAAGGTCTGCATTGAGACGCACCCCTTGCTGGAGAAGTATGGCTCGGAGAGGCTGATCCAAGCTTTGTGGCTGCATTTGATGCAAAAGCCGTATCTGTGTCTTTCTGGTCCGGGGACCATGTTTGCTCCTACACAGGAGCTTTTGGGTCGAGCGCAGGGATATTACAGGTTGTGCTTTGCAGCGATGCCGGCCGAGGATGTGTCGGGCATTACCCggaggttggtggatggattcCGTGCATTTTGGCAACGGAAGAATCTTGatggcttggatgatgaggaagttgCTCTTAGTAGGCTGCAGGCAAAGGGTTCGGGGAatttgttgggtttgggcTGTTAG
- a CDS encoding tyrosinase family protein (COG:G;~EggNog:ENOG410PMG2;~InterPro:IPR008922,IPR002227;~PFAM:PF00264;~SECRETED:SignalP(1-19);~antiSMASH:Cluster_4.7;~go_function: GO:0016491 - oxidoreductase activity [Evidence IEA]) produces the protein MHLKWLTLVCLPSWPSVWALYNQSTDFPDQDIDNGFALQQIANDSLGNMKLESLATNGCRFEDAQIRKEWRSLSLAARKEFTDAIVCLQSLPTNISAEEKETFQGVQTRYDEFVATHINLTEHIHVTADFLAWHRFFLYAFENALRFECNYTGTLPYWEWGLDAENPQSSVLFNGDPYSMGTNGVDMNRTSIYWESQNMSIPAGTGGGCVYGGPFSNYTVHMGPIDAPGEQPVQYNLEYNPRCLSRDVNPTISQMSVSFRNTTKLILSYDTIDWFQGVMQADQRFTDPTAPFSYGVHGGGHLTVGSVLADIDTSPAEPMFWLHHAQIDRVWTIWQGLDPAKRRNAIWGTSTRGDNPPSANMTLDDVLDFGFISQPLKFADLMNPLSGPFCYYYA, from the exons ATGCATCTCAAGTGGCTGACCCTGGTGTGTCTGCCCTCTTGGCCATCAGTATGGGCTCTGTACAACCAGTCTACAGACTTCCCTGACCAGGACATCGACAATGGTTTTGCATTGCAGCAGATTGCCAATGATTCCCTGGGAAACATGAAGCTTGAGTCTCTGGCAACCAATGGCTGCCGCTTTGAGGACGCCCAAATCCGCAAAGAATG GCGCAGCTTGTCTCTAGCTGCAAGGAAAGAATTCACCGATGCCATCGTCTGCTTGCAGAGTCTTCCTACAAATATTTCagcagaggaaaaggagaCCTTCCAGGGAGTACAAACTCGGTATGATGAGTTCGTAGCTACCCATATAAATCTGACGGAACACATCCATGTGACG GCTGATTTCCTCGCCTGGCATCGGTTCTTTCTTTATGCATTTGAAAATGCGCTACGATTTGAGTGCAACTATACAGGCACTCTTCCCTACTGGGAATGGGGACTTGATGCGGAGAACCCCCAGAGCTCTGTCCTCTTCAATGGTGACCCATACAGTATGGGGACTAATGGGGTAGACATGAACCGAACAAGCATCTACTGGGAATCTCAAAACATGAGCATTCCAGCCGGGACTGGGGGTGGGTGCGTATATGGGGGTCCCTTCTCCAATTACACAGTGCACATGGGCCCTATTGATGCTCCCGGAGAGCAGCCAGTCCAATACAACTTGGAGTATAATCCGCGCTGCTTATCGCGAGATGTGAACCCCACCATCTCACAAATGTCAGTCTCCTTCCGCAACACTACGAAACTGATCCTCTCGTACGATACGATTGATTGGTTCCAAGGCGTCATGCAAGCAGACCAACGCTTCACTGATCCCACAGCTCCTTTCAGTTACGGGGTTCATGGTGGAGGACATCTTACTGTTGGAAGCGTCTTGGCAGACATTGATACCAGCCCGGCCGAGCCGATGTTCTGGCTTCACCATGCACAGATCGACCGTGTCTGGACAATCTGGCAAGGACTAGATCcggcgaagagaagaaacgcGATCTGGGGCACTTCAACCCGAGGCGATAACCCGCCTTCTGCAAACATGACGTTAGACGATGTGCTTGATTTTGGGTTTATTTCTCAACCGCTGAAGTTTGCCGATCTGATGAACCCTCTGTCTGGACCGttctgctactactacgcATAG
- a CDS encoding uncharacterized protein (TransMembrane:1 (i48-65o);~antiSMASH:Cluster_4.7), with amino-acid sequence MMWKRRVKKARVEDERTQTSTNAFVKGSQGPELVSGVRMQVSFFKKSYLGASAVMVYVVVLLPSSSDGDNARRRIACRFLFIRPTVSEHLFASAPRRAK; translated from the exons ATGATGTGGAAAAGAAGAGTCAAGAAAGCaagggtggaggatgaacgCACCCAGACATCCACCAATGCATTTGTCAAGGGCTCGCAG GGTCCCGAGCTAGTTTCCGGCGTGAGAATGCAGGTGTCATTCTTCAAGAAATCGTACTTGGGAGCCTCAGCTGTGATGGTGTacgtggtggtgctgctgccatcGTCCTCGGATGGTGACAATGCCCGTCGGCGCATTGCATGCCGGTTCCTCTTCATAAGGCCGACCGTGTCGGAGCACCTTTTCGCCAGTGCACCACGGCGCGCCAAGTGA
- a CDS encoding non-ribosomal peptide synthetase (COG:I;~EggNog:ENOG410QDSG;~InterPro:IPR000873,IPR009081,IPR036736,IPR029058, IPR001031,IPR042099,IPR020845;~PFAM:PF00501,PF00550,PF12697,PF00975;~SMCOG1002:AMP-dependent synthetase and ligase;~antiSMASH:Cluster_4.7;~go_function: GO:0016788 - hydrolase activity, acting on ester bonds [Evidence IEA];~go_process: GO:0009058 - biosynthetic process [Evidence IEA]) yields MASGILTYLEQAAEFSPSKGFVFYSVGKDQPETILYPEFWRLVKRNAQTLVEQKIAVPDRILLVHFDTHKENIIWFWSAIAAGAIPAVSTPLAVDPVARERHLTHLQRLLERPNVLTSIKHTDDLNIIDESQKFFIEDLASNADQSADYEPARPSSDLALLLLTSGSTGNAKAVMLHHSQIFAAIEAKWKALASTPENIFLNWIGFDHVACFMEMHMHALSRGCHQIHLPAVTVLENPLLYLEKMAEYSVTNAFAPNFLVALVGKAIEAQQERDPRSLDLDLSHLRMVLSGGEANLASTSILFNRKLVEMGAAKNVLHPSFGMTETCAGIHYHYSFPELEQKAKLQFCSVGQTTPTLQMRITDEHGETVRSGENGNLELHGPMVFKGYYNDDKNTKAAFTEDGWFKTGDTGYIDNRDNLVLSGRSKDSIIINGINFYSHELENAIDSAGLEGLVPSYTVVVSSWLDNADSEDIIVLYLSSQKGTEDDRIFLETLNSISRITALYCSKQPVDIIPLPVELLPKNSLGKLPRTKLKLQYEEGRFNTYRDLAAQRASAYRARSKRAPQNSMEETLAGIFADEFDLDVSEVGVDDSLYDMGVNSVRLIRYKRIVETRLGLSEEIPMITILQNPTIEALAVMLQDLQKGPKPYNPIVQLQDGPSKAPPIFFFHPGMGEVLVFLNFSKYFADRKVYAFRAPGFNPGEKMFTTIDEMTDTYLKSIRELQPEGPYIFIGYSYGAMIAFETAKKVEASGDRVGFLGSLNLPPHIKKHIREMDYAESLLHLVYFLGFITEEDAHRMSPDMHKLPQSEVLPAIMKVSDKERVQELAMDEGKIRDWAMLSSKLQELAHTYDPSGTVQSMDVFYAIPLLSVGRDKDVWLKQHLMRWKEHSKSVRFHDVPGSHHTMMAEENVFALHKILRAALNERGML; encoded by the exons ATGGCGTCTGGAATCCTGACATATCTGGAGCAGGCGGCCGAGTTTTCGCCGTCTAAAGGCTTCGTCTTCTATAGTGTTGGTAAGGACCAACCGGAGACGATCCTTTATCCCGAATTTTGGCGCCTTGTCAAG cGTAATGCTCAAACGTTAGTTGAACAAAAGATCGCGGTGCCTGACCGGATTCTCCTGGTCCATTTTGACACTCACAAGGAGAACATCATTTGGTTCTGGTCTGCCATTGCAGCCGGAGCCATCCCAGCTGTGTCTACTCCTCTGGCTGTAGACCCAGTGGCTCGGGAGCGGCATCTAACCCACCTTCAGAGGCTCCTAGAGCGACCCAATGTCCTCACCAGTATCAAGCATACAGATGACCTGAATATTATCGATGAGTCTCAAAAGTTCTTTATCGAGGATCTGGCCTCGAATGCAGACCAATCCGCAGATTATGAACCTGCGAGACCTTCGTCAGACCTTGCGCTGCTACTGCTCACTTCCGGCAGTACGGGCAACGCCAAAGCGGTGATGTTGCACCACTCACAAATCTTCGCCGCAATTGAGGCCAAATGGAAGGCACTAGCAAGCACTCCAGAAAACATTTTTCTGAACTGGATTG GGTTTGATCATGTTGCCTGTTTCATGGAAATGCACATGCACGCATTATCCAGGGGTTGCCATCAAATTCATCTCCCAGCCGTGACGGTTCTGGAGAACCCTCTTCTTTATCTGGAAAAGATGGCAGAGTATTCTGTCACCAACGCTTTTGCCCCTAACTTCCTTGTGGCCCTGGTAGGAAAGGCCATCGAGGCCCAGCAGGAGCGGGATCCTCGTTCACTTGATCTGGATTTGAGTCATTTGCGCATGGTACTCTCAGGTGGTGAAGCCAATCTCGCATCGACGAGCATCTTATTCAACCGCAAGTTGGTCGAAATGGGAGCCGCCAAGAATGTCCTCCATCCGTCTTTTGGTATGACAGAG ACATGCGCAGGTATCCACTATCATTACAGCTTCCCCGAGCTCGAGCAAAAGGCTAAGCTGCAGTTCTGCTCTGTGGGGCAAACAACACCTACTCTGCAGATGCGGATCACTGACGAACATGGGGAAACGGTGAGAAGCGGTGAAAATGGAAACCTGGAGTTGCATGGGCCCATGGTATTCAAGGGTTATTACAATGACGACAAAAACACCAAGGCTGCCTTTACCGAGGACGGTTGGTTCAAGACTGGCGACACCGGATACATCGACAACAGGGATAACCTTGTGCTTTCCGGACGATCCAAGgacagtatcatcatcaatggcaTCAACTTTTATTCCCACGAGCTGGAGAATGCCATAGACTCTGCCGGGCTGGAAGGACTTGTCCCCTCTTATACGGTGGTGGTCTCATCCTGGCTTGATAATGCGGACAGTGAAGATATCATTGTCCTATACCTTTCAAGTCAGAAGGGCACTGAAGACGACAGAATCTTCCTTGAAACTCTCAACTCGATCTCCAGGATCACTGCTCTTTACTGCTCCAAGCAGCCCGTGGACATCATACCACTCCCAGTAGAGCTGCTTCCCAAGAATTCTCTGGGGAAGCTCCCTCGCACAAAGCTCAAGTTGCAGTATGAGGAAGGTCGTTTCAACACATACAGAGATCTTGCCGCACAAAGAGCTTCCGCGTATCGTGCGCGATCTAAGCGTGCCCCGCAGAACAGCATGGAAGAGACGCTTGCTGGGATTTTTGCAGACGAGTTCGACCTTGATGTGTCCGAAGTTGGTGTGGATGACAGTCTTTATGACATGGGAGTAAATAGCGTCCGGTTGATTCGATACAAGAGGATCGTGGAGACTCGTCTCGGTCTAAGCGAGGAAATCCCAATGATCACGATTCTGCAAAACCCGACTATTGAAGCACTGGCGGTCATGCTTCAAGATCTTCAGAAAGGCCCCAAGCCATATAACCCGATTGTGCAGCTGCAAGATGGCCCATCGAAGGCTCCCCCgatcttctttttccatccCGGAATGGGCGAAGTTCTTGTGTTCCTCAACTTCAGCAAGTACTTTGCTGACCGAAAAGTGTACGCTTTTCGAGCCCCGGGTTTCAATCCAGGTGAAAAGATGTTTACCACTATCGACGAAATGACAGA CACCTATCTCAAGTCCATCCGAGAGCTCCAGCCGGAAGGACCGTACATTTTCATCGGGTATTCGTACGGTGCCATGATTGCTTTTGAAACCGCCAAAAAGGTCGAAGCTTCTGGCGATAGAGTCGGCTTTCTCGGCAGTCTTAACCTTCCGCCACATATCAAGAAGCACATCCGAGAGATGGATTATGCCGAGTCGCTGCTTCATCTCGTATACTTCCTTGGGTTCATCACTGAAGAGGATGCCCATCGCATGTCCCCAGATATGCACAAG CTCCCTCAAAGCGAGGTCCTTCCAGCCATCATGAAAGTCTCGGATAAAGAGCGCGTCCAGGAGCTGGCCATGGATGAAGGAAAAATTCGAGATTGGGCTATGCTGTCATCGAAGCTCCAGGAGCTAGCCCATACATATGATCCTTCTGGAACTGTGCAGTCAATGGATGTCTTCTACGCCATCCCACTGCTTTCTGTTGGTCGAGACAAGGATGTCTGGCTCAAGCAGCACCTCATGAGGTGGAAAGAGCATTCCAAGTCGGTCAGGTTCCATGATGTTCCTGGCTCCCATCACACGATGATGGCAGAAGAAAATGTCTTTGCATTGCATAAGATTCTCCGGGCGGCATTGAATGAGCGTGGAATGCTTTGA
- a CDS encoding uncharacterized protein (COG:T;~EggNog:ENOG410PFXV;~InterPro:IPR019826,IPR002018,IPR029058;~MEROPS:MER0033188;~PFAM:PF00135;~SECRETED:SignalP(1-22);~antiSMASH:Cluster_4.7), whose translation MASSVFLPLIAAAALLPTLASTQDAHTPTSAPTVQVRNGTYEGVYNPTYDQDLFLGIPYAQPPVGELRFRPPQPLNTSWSGTRNATEYYNECIGYGSDDWYWTDVVSEDCLALSVIRPHGIDSGANLPVVFWMHGGEFAEGGTRDSRYNLSYIVQQSQEMQAPIIGVTVNYRLSGWGFLYSQEVADEGSANLGLRDQRHALYWLQENIASFGGDPSRLTIWGQSAGANSVGLHLVAYDGQNDGIFRAGIAESGSVPSLAAYMNASEAQPYYDAVVNATNCTGALNTLTCLREVPTNVLSSIFNSSLVTGAGYHPVIDGDFLRASGIVNLQTGQFAKTPLLIGTNFDEGTKYAPHGYNTTDQFISLVQANGTNYTSALTIASLYPDDPAVGIPGTLHGRPPPSYGYQWKRVAAFLGDLLMHAPRRVTTQSLAHWNVPTYVYHWNVMTLGPLDGAAHGYEIPFTFHNIDILGDERGNDSVIWPQISTMMSRMWVSFINHLDPNYSNMTNVHWPVYTAENPHNMVFDANVTGLAYVEPDTYRAEGIAYITSILQSAFNR comes from the exons ATGGCTTCCTCTGTCTTCTTGCCGCTAATTGCGGCCGCCGCATTACTGCCCACGCTCGCTTCTACACAAGATGCCCACACACCGACATCCGCTCCTACCGTGCAAGTCCGCAATGGCACGTACGAGGGTGTCTACAATCCCACGTACGATCAGGACTTGTTCCTCGGCATACCATATGCGCAGCCTCCGGTCGGTGAGCTTCGCTTCCGTCCACCACAACCGCTCAACACCAGCTGGTCCGGTACTCGAAACGCAACAGAATACTACAATGAATGTATTGGGTACGGCAGTGATGACTGGTACTGGACGGACGTGGTGTCGGAAGACTGTCTCGCTCTCAGTGTGATCCGACCTCATGGCATCGACTCAGGCGCGAATCTGCCCGTCGTCTTCTGGATGCATGGTGGAGAGTTTGCAGAAGGAGGCACTCGCGACTCCCGTTATAACCTCTCTTACATCGTTCAACAGTCTCAAGAGATGCAAGCTCCCATCATTGGGGTCACTGTCAACTACCGTCTTTCGGGATGGGGCTTCCTCTACAGCCAGGAAGTCGCTGATGAAGGCTCCGCCAACTTAGGACTCCGTGACCAACGGCACGCACTGTACTGGCTCCAGGAGAATATCGCTTCTTTTGGCGGAGATCCGTCGCGGCTCACTATCTGGGGCCAAAGTGCTGGCGCCAATAGCGTCGGTCTTCATTTAGTGGCATACGACGGCCAGAATGATGGCATCTTCCGTGCTGGAATTGCTGAGAGCGGCTCCGTGCCCTCCCTCGCAGCATACATGAATGCTTCAGAAGCACAACCCTACTATGATGCCGTCGTCAACGCAACTAACTGCACCGGCGCTTTAAACACACTTACCTGTCTCCGTGAAGTTCCCACCAACGTCCTGAGCTCCATCTTCAACAGCTCCCTCGTCACTGGGGCTGGATATCATCCCGTCATTGACGGCGATTTCCTTAGAGCCTCTGGAATCGTTAACCTCCAGACTGGCCAATTTGCTAAAACCCCGCTTCTTATTGGCACCAACTTCGACGAAGGGACCAAGTACGCCCCTCACGGATACAACACCACCGACCAATTCATCTCCCTCGTCCAAGCCAACGGAACCAATTATACCAGCGCTCTCACCATTGCATCCTTGTACCCAGATGACCCAGCCGTTGGTATCCCGGGGACCCTTCATGGCCGTCCCCCACCGTCATACGGTTACCAGTGGAAGCGTGTAGCTGCTTTCCTCGGGGACCTTCTCATGCACGCGCCTCGCCGTGTGACAACCCAGTCGCTGGCACACTGGAATGTACCTACCTACGTGTATCACTGGAACGTGATGACACTGGGGCCATTAGACGGAGCAGCGCATGGCTATGAAATCCCGTTCACTTTCCATAACATTGATATTCTGGGTGATGAACGGGGAAATGACAGCGTGATCTGGCCACAGATATCGACTATGATGTCACGGATGTGGGTGAGCTTTATTAATCATTTGGATCcaaattatagtaata TGACGAATGTCCACTGGCCTGTCTACACGGCAGAAAACCCGCATAATATGGTTTTTGATGCCAATGTAACTGGGCTGGCTTATGTTGAGCCGGATACTTATAGGGCGGAGGGAATTGCGTATATCACAAGCATTCTGCAGAGTGCCTTCAATCGTTAG
- the YIH1 gene encoding IMPACT family protein (COG:S;~EggNog:ENOG410PK33;~InterPro:IPR036956,IPR016135,IPR023582,IPR006575, IPR020569,IPR020568,IPR001498;~PFAM:PF01205,PF05773;~antiSMASH:Cluster_4.7;~go_function: GO:0005515 - protein binding [Evidence IEA]) — MDPALESLQNTDLAEEIEAINAIYEPDTLTITNTSTSTSTGPSTLDLGGPGSSESSPPSITIKLQLPEHPHLSFLLGFDSTYPDTPLKILGTASTASRGEGKLAVDVLEDILSRTYQPGAVCLFDLINEAVQAFTELNIGGSATATTNNHDTTSHTQPASEETTTESDNYQSLTTGSNTPDYHKFNLTSPPPWILSDVITEKKSVFVGRAAYVTSLDQAKAFLDHLLATEKKVASATHNISAWRIREVKSSTSTAGGSGNKNGEATEMIVQDCDDDGETAAGGRLLHLMQLMDVWDVVVVVTRWYGGVLLGPDRFRIINAAGRDALVKGGFVKEKTSGEKGKKKGKK; from the coding sequence ATGGATCCGGCGCTCGAATCCCTACAGAATACCGATCTGGCAGAAGAAATTGAAGCCATCAATGCCATTTACGAACCGGACACCCTCACCATCACAAACACCTCTACCTCTACCTCAACCGGGCCCTCAACTCTCGACCTAGGGGGACCCGGCTCTTCAgaatcttctcctccttcaataACAATAAAGCTTCAACTCCCAGAACACCCCCACCTGTCTTTCCTCCTCGGCTTCGACTCAACATATCCCGACACCCCTCTCAAAATCCTAGGAACAGCATCCACGGCCTCACGCGGAGAGGGCAAGCTCGCCGTCGATGTACTAGAGGACATACTCAGCCGCACATACCAACCGGGCGCGGTATGTCTATTCGACCTGATCAATGAAGCAGTTCAGGCGTTCACGGAGCTCAATATCGGCGGTAGCGCTacagccaccaccaacaaccatgaTACAACCTCCCACACCCAACCAGCCTCCGAAGAAACAACCACCGAAAGCGACAACTATCAATCGCTAACCACAGGGTCAAATACTCCCGATTACCATAAATTCAACCTCACCAGCCCACCACCATGGATTCTCTCCGATGTTATCACGGAAAAGAAATCCGTCTTCGTTGGGCGCGCCGCCTACGTCACGAGTCTGGATCAGGCAAAGGCGTTTTTGGATCATCTGCTCGCgaccgagaagaaggtcgcATCCGCGACGCATAATATCAGTGCGTGGAGGATTCGCGAGGTGAAGTCATCTACTTCTACTGCTGGCGGTAGTGGTAATAAGAATGGTGAAGCTACGGAGATGATTGTGCAGGattgcgatgatgatggggaaacGGCTGCTGGCGGTCGACTACTGCATTTAATGCAATTGATGGATGTTTgggatgtggtggttgtggtgacgAGGTGGTATGGGGGTGTCTTGTTGGGGCCGGATCGGTTTCGCATTATCAATGCCGCGGGGAGGGATGCGTTGGTGAAGGGCGGTTTTGTGAAAGAAAAGACgtctggggagaaggggaagaagaagggaaagaaataa